A genomic region of Fodinisporobacter ferrooxydans contains the following coding sequences:
- the leuA gene encoding 2-isopropylmalate synthase produces the protein MRNYDKHARGYFMPPTTSLNWTRKEYITEAPTWCSVDLRDGNQALVVPMSLEEKLEYFQLLVKIGFKEIEVGFPAASETEFSFLRTLIEQDLIPDDVTIQVLTQSREHIIRKTFESLQGVKKAVVHLYNSTSVAQREQVFRKSKDEIIDIAVSGAKLLEACAAETEGNFQFQYSPESFTGTEVEFALDICNCVLDVWQPTANNKVIINLPATVSLSMPHIYASQIEYMSEHLNDREHVILSLHPHNDRGTGVADAELGMLAGGQRVEGTLFGNGERTGNVDIVTLALNMFSHGVDPKLNFENIPAIIAVYERLTKMKVSERHPYGGELVFTAFSGSHQDAIAKGMKWREENESPIWSVPYLPIDPKDIGREYEGDIIRINSQSGKGGIGYVLEQKYGLDLPPKMRESFGYRVKSVSDQLHKELMSDEIYDIFLKEYVNINTPIEFINFRIAQQNDFQTIVTLRIDDEVKECIGTGNGRLDAISNALHTNLDIAFTNLNYKEHALEVGSGSKAVSYIEITASNGASYWGCGIDVDIMTSSVKALFSAVNNMNRSMSLSPLVKQ, from the coding sequence ATGAGAAATTACGATAAGCATGCAAGAGGGTATTTTATGCCTCCGACAACCAGCTTGAATTGGACTCGGAAGGAGTATATCACCGAAGCCCCCACATGGTGCAGTGTGGATCTTCGGGATGGAAACCAGGCTTTGGTCGTTCCCATGAGTTTGGAGGAGAAGCTGGAATATTTTCAGTTGCTTGTGAAAATAGGTTTTAAGGAGATAGAGGTCGGGTTTCCCGCAGCATCCGAGACGGAATTTTCTTTTTTGCGTACTTTGATTGAACAGGATCTGATCCCGGATGATGTGACGATACAAGTACTGACTCAGTCAAGAGAGCACATTATCCGAAAAACGTTTGAATCCTTGCAAGGTGTAAAAAAAGCGGTGGTGCATTTGTACAATTCGACATCTGTGGCGCAACGGGAGCAGGTATTTAGAAAATCCAAAGATGAGATTATCGATATTGCGGTATCCGGCGCAAAACTTTTGGAAGCATGTGCAGCAGAAACTGAGGGAAATTTCCAGTTTCAATATTCACCCGAAAGTTTTACTGGTACGGAGGTGGAATTTGCACTTGATATTTGCAATTGTGTGCTGGATGTATGGCAGCCAACAGCAAATAACAAAGTGATTATCAATCTTCCTGCAACCGTGTCACTCTCTATGCCGCACATTTACGCAAGTCAAATTGAATATATGAGCGAACATCTGAACGATCGGGAACATGTCATTTTGTCGCTCCATCCGCACAATGACAGAGGAACAGGCGTTGCAGATGCAGAGTTGGGAATGCTCGCCGGAGGGCAGAGAGTTGAAGGAACCTTGTTTGGAAACGGTGAAAGAACAGGCAACGTAGACATTGTAACGCTTGCCCTGAACATGTTCTCACACGGGGTAGATCCGAAGCTGAATTTTGAAAATATTCCGGCAATCATTGCCGTTTATGAACGTCTGACAAAAATGAAAGTAAGCGAAAGACACCCATATGGCGGCGAACTGGTGTTCACAGCATTTTCAGGCTCCCATCAGGACGCCATTGCCAAAGGAATGAAATGGCGTGAGGAAAATGAAAGTCCAATTTGGTCGGTTCCGTATCTGCCTATTGACCCAAAGGATATCGGCAGAGAATATGAGGGGGACATCATCCGGATTAACAGCCAGTCCGGTAAAGGTGGGATCGGTTATGTGCTTGAGCAAAAATACGGACTTGATCTTCCGCCCAAAATGCGGGAAAGCTTCGGATATCGTGTGAAAAGCGTGTCAGATCAATTACACAAAGAACTGATGTCTGATGAGATATATGACATTTTCTTGAAGGAATATGTGAATATTAATACTCCGATCGAGTTTATCAACTTTCGTATTGCACAGCAAAACGATTTTCAAACGATTGTCACTCTCCGGATCGACGATGAAGTAAAAGAATGTATCGGCACAGGAAACGGAAGACTGGATGCCATCAGCAATGCTCTGCATACGAATCTCGATATCGCTTTTACAAATTTGAACTATAAAGAACATGCTCTGGAAGTCGGTTCAGGATCCAAAGCGGTATCGTATATCGAAATCACCGCTTCAAATGGCGCTTCGTATTGGGGGTGCGGGATTGACGTCGATATTATGACTTCCTCCGTAAAAGCTCTGTTCAGTGCCGTGAATAATATGAACAGATCCATGTCACTTTCTCCTTTGGTAAAACAATAA
- a CDS encoding DMT family transporter, with protein MIGVLCTIWGFNWVIMKLGNGAFPPVLFAAYRFLVGGLVLLLIAYYKKVLIPNKRDFKWFVVCGFLQTTYFNIAIQISLNWISAGLTSVLTYSMPFYLSLMAHFFIPGEKLTTRKTVGIVIGIVGLFIAMDVHLGGAFWALILALTSGISWALSNVIIKRKLQHCNNIQFTTWQMVIGAVGLLLYSLFFEHGASHWNMLPIFYVLFAGVVASSLAFVLWYHILSNTEASKASISLLLVPVIGILSGVLVLHETLKLMTAIGIVCVLAGIWIVNSKSGKPAVTASVNSSY; from the coding sequence ATGATCGGGGTTTTATGCACGATTTGGGGTTTTAATTGGGTGATCATGAAACTTGGGAATGGCGCTTTTCCACCTGTCTTGTTTGCTGCCTATCGGTTTCTGGTAGGCGGACTCGTACTGCTTTTGATTGCCTACTACAAAAAAGTTCTGATTCCGAATAAACGAGATTTCAAATGGTTTGTCGTTTGTGGATTCTTGCAAACCACTTACTTTAATATCGCCATTCAAATCTCTCTCAATTGGATCAGTGCAGGACTCACATCTGTGTTGACATATAGCATGCCATTTTATCTCTCACTGATGGCGCATTTCTTTATCCCTGGGGAAAAGCTGACCACACGAAAAACGGTCGGCATAGTGATAGGGATTGTCGGGTTGTTTATTGCGATGGATGTTCATCTGGGAGGGGCGTTTTGGGCATTGATTCTTGCATTGACTTCGGGAATTTCCTGGGCGTTGTCCAATGTAATTATCAAACGGAAATTGCAGCATTGCAACAATATTCAATTTACCACTTGGCAAATGGTGATTGGCGCTGTCGGACTTTTGTTGTACTCGCTTTTCTTCGAACATGGAGCTTCCCATTGGAACATGCTGCCGATCTTCTATGTTTTGTTTGCCGGTGTTGTGGCATCATCTTTGGCGTTTGTGCTATGGTATCATATTTTATCCAATACGGAGGCCAGCAAAGCATCCATTTCCTTGCTGCTTGTGCCGGTGATCGGGATTCTTTCAGGTGTCCTCGTGTTGCATGAAACGCTAAAATTGATGACTGCCATCGGTATCGTATGTGTGCTGGCCGGTATTTGGATCGTCAACAGCAAATCCGGGAAACCTGCGGTCACAGCGAGTGTGAATTCGAGTTATTAG
- the cysI gene encoding assimilatory sulfite reductase (NADPH) hemoprotein subunit, which produces MAQNPVVPPQGPPSDVERIKRESNYLRGTLAESLEDRITGSIPHDDQRLVKFHGSYMQDDRDIRNERQKQKLEPDYGFMVRVKASGGVVIPEQWLVLDSIAQKYGGNTLRLTTRQSFQFHRILKWNLKESVRKVNEALLTTIAACGDVNRNVMCNPNPYQSEVHEEVYEWAKRLSEHLKPRTRAYHEIWLDGEKVVDSREGTEEEEPIYGPVYLPRKFKIGIAVPPTNDVDVFSQDLGLIAIYEEGKLLGFNVAVGGGMGMTYGDPKTYPQVAKVIGFCPADRIIDLAEKTVTIQRDFGDRSVRKHARFKYTIDDRGVEWFINELHDRLGWKLEEARSYHFERNGDRFGWVKGSNGKWHLTLFIQNGRIEDGDTPIMTGLREIAKIHTGDFRLTPNQNLIIANVTNEKKPEIEELVKQYGLTSGLELSGLRRNSIACVALPTCGLAMAEAERYLPTLLEKIETILDEVGLRQEEITIRMSGCPNGCARPALAEIAFTGKAPGKYNLYLGGGFAGERINKLYRENIGEAEILETLRPIIHHYSQMRQEGEHFGDFVIRIGYVKEVRSGLEYHD; this is translated from the coding sequence ATGGCACAAAACCCAGTTGTCCCACCTCAGGGTCCTCCCAGCGATGTTGAGCGGATCAAGCGTGAAAGCAATTACCTGAGGGGGACGCTTGCAGAATCGCTTGAAGACCGGATCACCGGTTCGATCCCCCATGACGATCAACGGTTGGTGAAATTCCACGGGAGTTATATGCAGGATGATCGGGACATACGAAACGAACGTCAAAAGCAGAAATTGGAACCCGACTACGGTTTTATGGTTCGTGTGAAAGCGTCCGGAGGCGTTGTTATACCGGAACAGTGGTTGGTATTGGATAGTATTGCCCAAAAATACGGTGGTAATACGCTGCGTCTGACCACTCGCCAGTCCTTCCAGTTTCACAGGATTCTCAAGTGGAATTTGAAGGAGTCGGTTCGCAAGGTCAACGAGGCGCTCTTGACCACGATTGCCGCTTGCGGCGATGTCAACCGCAATGTCATGTGCAACCCAAATCCGTACCAGTCGGAGGTTCATGAGGAGGTATATGAGTGGGCCAAACGCCTGAGCGAGCACCTGAAGCCGCGGACCAGAGCTTATCACGAAATCTGGCTCGACGGGGAAAAAGTGGTGGATAGTAGGGAGGGCACAGAAGAAGAGGAACCGATTTACGGACCCGTATACCTGCCGCGAAAATTCAAAATCGGGATCGCAGTCCCGCCGACCAATGATGTGGATGTATTTTCCCAGGACTTAGGGTTAATCGCCATTTATGAAGAAGGAAAACTTTTGGGCTTCAATGTGGCTGTCGGCGGTGGTATGGGAATGACATATGGGGATCCGAAAACGTATCCTCAAGTGGCAAAAGTGATTGGGTTCTGCCCGGCAGATCGGATTATTGACTTGGCGGAGAAGACGGTCACGATCCAGCGGGATTTTGGGGACCGCTCCGTACGCAAACACGCACGGTTCAAGTACACGATTGACGACCGTGGGGTAGAGTGGTTTATTAACGAACTTCATGACCGATTGGGTTGGAAGCTGGAAGAAGCCCGGTCTTACCATTTTGAACGAAACGGCGACCGCTTTGGCTGGGTAAAGGGGAGCAACGGAAAGTGGCATCTAACCCTTTTTATCCAAAACGGCCGAATCGAAGATGGGGATACCCCGATCATGACCGGTTTGCGTGAAATCGCCAAGATTCACACCGGGGACTTCCGACTGACACCGAACCAGAATCTGATCATTGCCAACGTGACCAATGAGAAAAAACCGGAGATTGAGGAATTAGTCAAGCAGTACGGCCTGACTTCCGGCCTCGAGCTGTCTGGCTTGCGGAGAAATTCCATCGCTTGTGTGGCTTTGCCGACCTGTGGCCTTGCCATGGCGGAAGCGGAGCGCTATCTTCCGACGTTGCTGGAAAAGATAGAAACCATCTTGGATGAAGTGGGTTTGCGTCAAGAGGAAATTACAATCCGCATGTCCGGGTGTCCTAACGGATGCGCCCGGCCGGCTTTGGCTGAAATTGCGTTTACGGGGAAGGCTCCAGGCAAATACAATCTGTATCTGGGTGGTGGGTTTGCCGGCGAACGGATAAACAAGCTGTACAGGGAAAACATCGGTGAAGCGGAGATCTTGGAAACACTGCGGCCGATCATCCACCATTATTCACAGATGCGGCAAGAAGGGGAACATTTCGGTGATTTTGTCATCCGTATCGGCTATGTAAAAGAGGTGCGCTCGGGACTGGAGTACCATGATTAA
- a CDS encoding RNA degradosome polyphosphate kinase, with product MMEQWQQNTTLFEQEAEHKFYINREISWLAFNERVLEEASDPQNPLLERLKFLSISASNLDEFFMIRVANLKDQVKIGYNKPDNKSGLTPREQLNAIEQRVRQMVAIQYQELHLHLLPALQEENIHVLHAACNDEQKTFAESYFLEHVFPVLTPMAIDASRPFPFLLNKTLNLAVRLEKQLAGQSEEMFAIVQVPSVLPRYIQLPTQTGQAFLLLEELIRQHITYLFPGHQVRSVDSFRITRNADLPLKEQEAEDLLEEILEELKQRKLGDAVRLEIEETMSPDVRSFLKENIEVEEEDIYTVQGPLDLTFFMEFSNLGGLERLHYPYAIPQLPQDLIGETDLFEAIAKKDILLHHPYESFDPVIRFIQSAADDPSVLAIKQTLYRVSGNSPIVAALAKAAENGKQVMVLLELKARFDEEHNITWARKLEEAGCHVIYGLVGLKTHGKITLVVRKEGNMIRRYVHLSTGNYNEKTAKLYTDIGMFTCRDEIGKDASLVFNFLSGYSDPPSLSALTIGPKGFRERILAFIETEIQTSTPDQPGYIIAKMNSLTDKEIIQALFAASKAGVKIDLIVRGICCLRPGIAGISENIRVISIVGRFLEHSRICYFKNGGDERLFLTSADWMTRNVEKRVEIVFPVKDKRLQKRIQDILSIYFSDNVKARELQPDGTYKRIRNERAPIESHVYFQQQACQAIQERKRNSMYR from the coding sequence ATGATGGAACAATGGCAGCAAAACACGACTCTTTTCGAACAAGAAGCAGAACACAAGTTTTATATCAATCGGGAAATCAGTTGGCTGGCCTTTAACGAACGAGTGCTCGAAGAAGCTTCCGATCCGCAAAATCCGCTGCTGGAACGGCTGAAATTTCTGTCCATCAGCGCGTCCAATTTGGATGAATTTTTTATGATTCGCGTGGCAAATCTCAAAGATCAGGTGAAAATCGGTTATAACAAACCGGATAACAAATCAGGACTCACGCCAAGAGAGCAGCTAAACGCAATCGAACAACGCGTCAGGCAGATGGTAGCGATCCAATATCAGGAATTGCATTTGCACTTGCTGCCTGCATTACAGGAAGAAAATATTCATGTCCTGCATGCGGCATGCAACGATGAGCAAAAAACATTTGCCGAATCGTATTTTCTGGAACATGTATTCCCTGTGTTGACACCGATGGCAATTGATGCCAGCCGTCCATTTCCATTCCTGCTAAATAAGACACTGAATTTGGCGGTTCGGTTAGAAAAACAATTGGCTGGACAATCCGAAGAAATGTTTGCGATTGTACAAGTTCCTTCTGTATTGCCGAGATACATCCAATTGCCAACGCAAACAGGGCAAGCATTCCTTTTGCTGGAAGAATTGATTCGTCAACACATTACCTATCTATTTCCCGGTCATCAAGTCCGATCGGTTGATTCCTTTCGCATCACAAGAAACGCAGATCTTCCATTGAAAGAGCAGGAAGCAGAAGATCTGTTGGAAGAAATCCTCGAAGAATTAAAACAACGGAAACTTGGCGATGCCGTTCGCCTGGAAATTGAAGAAACCATGAGTCCGGACGTGCGGTCCTTTTTGAAGGAAAATATCGAAGTGGAAGAGGAAGATATCTATACGGTACAAGGTCCGCTGGATCTTACGTTTTTCATGGAATTTTCGAATCTGGGAGGTCTTGAGCGACTGCACTATCCATACGCGATACCGCAGTTGCCGCAAGATCTGATCGGTGAAACGGATCTGTTTGAAGCGATTGCAAAAAAGGATATTCTGCTGCATCATCCCTATGAATCCTTCGACCCCGTGATTCGATTCATCCAATCGGCGGCAGACGACCCGTCCGTGCTGGCGATCAAGCAAACATTGTATCGGGTCAGCGGCAATTCTCCGATTGTTGCCGCACTAGCCAAAGCGGCGGAAAATGGAAAACAAGTGATGGTGCTTTTGGAATTGAAAGCGCGATTTGATGAAGAACACAATATCACATGGGCCAGAAAATTGGAAGAAGCCGGGTGCCACGTGATTTATGGGCTTGTGGGCTTGAAGACGCACGGCAAAATTACGCTGGTTGTGCGCAAGGAAGGAAACATGATCAGGCGCTATGTACATTTGTCTACAGGCAATTACAATGAAAAAACGGCAAAGCTGTATACGGATATTGGGATGTTCACATGCAGGGACGAGATCGGAAAAGACGCATCGCTGGTGTTTAATTTTCTTTCCGGGTATTCGGATCCGCCTTCCTTGTCTGCTCTCACGATTGGTCCCAAAGGATTTCGCGAGCGGATCCTTGCATTCATTGAAACGGAAATCCAAACAAGCACACCGGACCAGCCTGGATATATTATCGCAAAAATGAATTCGTTGACAGATAAGGAAATTATTCAGGCGCTGTTTGCCGCTTCAAAGGCAGGTGTGAAAATCGATTTAATCGTGCGCGGCATTTGCTGTTTGCGACCGGGAATTGCCGGAATCAGCGAGAATATCCGAGTCATCAGCATCGTCGGGCGATTTCTCGAACACAGCAGGATCTGTTATTTTAAAAACGGGGGAGACGAACGACTGTTCCTGACAAGCGCCGATTGGATGACTCGCAATGTAGAAAAGCGGGTGGAAATCGTATTTCCCGTAAAAGATAAACGATTGCAAAAACGCATTCAGGATATTCTTTCCATATATTTTTCAGACAATGTGAAAGCAAGGGAATTACAACCGGACGGAACATACAAACGTATACGAAATGAACGGGCTCCGATCGAAAGCCATGTATATTTTCAACAGCAAGCGTGTCAAGCGATACAGGAAAGAAAACGGAATTCCATGTACAGATAG
- a CDS encoding virulence factor: protein MNVNIIAIEPTPNPNSMKLTLSESLPSGVKLTYTTEQISEAPEAVRQFLSIPGVKSLYHASNFFALERHPKQDWEPILKEVRRLFPSGSQTQSQGQAGSTDTSDQPVNRLHVYIQFFRKIPMQVKILTGTEDLRFALPERFGKAAKLAASYTQSFLTERRWEEQGFHSGDPQQIGGRYVQEITRDYSEERLQRLVEEAIRLDAPQSAERKIASPDELKLALQSDDWKTRYAALERLEPAIDKMPLLERAIKDPKASIRRLAVVYLGSLGESSLPYLLEALEDSSPAVRRAAGDCLSDLGNPIGIPNMIKALQDPSKLVRWRAARYLFEVGDASALPALSEALDDAEYEIRMQAQLAIERISGEQNP from the coding sequence ATGAACGTTAACATAATCGCCATTGAACCGACACCGAATCCGAACAGCATGAAACTGACGCTATCCGAATCGTTGCCGTCAGGTGTGAAATTGACATATACGACAGAGCAAATCTCCGAGGCTCCGGAAGCAGTCCGTCAATTCCTGTCGATTCCCGGTGTAAAAAGCTTGTATCATGCTTCCAATTTTTTTGCGTTGGAACGCCATCCGAAACAAGACTGGGAGCCCATTTTGAAGGAAGTCAGACGGTTGTTTCCGTCCGGTTCGCAAACACAAAGCCAGGGACAAGCGGGAAGTACAGACACTTCGGATCAGCCTGTGAATCGTTTGCATGTCTACATACAATTTTTCCGGAAAATCCCCATGCAGGTGAAAATTCTGACAGGAACGGAAGATTTGCGCTTTGCTCTGCCGGAACGATTCGGCAAGGCCGCCAAATTGGCCGCATCCTATACCCAGTCCTTCCTGACAGAGCGCAGATGGGAAGAACAGGGCTTCCACAGCGGCGACCCGCAGCAGATCGGCGGGCGGTATGTGCAGGAAATTACCCGGGATTACAGTGAGGAACGCTTGCAAAGACTGGTGGAAGAGGCCATTCGGCTCGATGCGCCGCAATCGGCCGAAAGGAAAATCGCAAGCCCTGATGAGCTGAAGCTTGCTTTGCAAAGTGACGATTGGAAAACCCGTTACGCCGCACTGGAACGCCTGGAGCCTGCGATCGACAAGATGCCGCTCCTGGAACGGGCAATCAAAGACCCGAAAGCTTCGATTCGCCGCTTGGCTGTCGTATATTTGGGTTCCCTTGGGGAGAGTTCCCTGCCGTATTTGCTGGAAGCATTGGAAGATTCATCACCTGCTGTACGCAGGGCTGCCGGTGATTGTTTATCCGATTTGGGAAATCCGATCGGGATTCCCAACATGATCAAGGCGTTACAAGATCCCAGCAAGCTGGTCCGCTGGCGAGCAGCCCGATATTTGTTCGAAGTCGGCGATGCAAGTGCGCTGCCTGCGCTGTCGGAAGCTTTGGACGATGCGGAATATGAGATTCGAATGCAAGCGCAACTGGCCATCGAACGGATTTCCGGAGAGCAGAATCCATAA